From the Xyrauchen texanus isolate HMW12.3.18 chromosome 49, RBS_HiC_50CHRs, whole genome shotgun sequence genome, one window contains:
- the LOC127640355 gene encoding uncharacterized protein LOC127640355, producing MDPLSSSSKLIYKMSDEDIKKLIQLRSSNSALFDGRKNSSKTAWSAIIREMGLEDKVTTEQMAKKWENLKARYKDAKYPPNGVEKNPTCWRWFNLMDDALGEDFEDKISHTVTPLVGGSNEAPKPNKKLCQIKVGGEILEFLEEEGTALNVTPVSRSHMATEGRQKVKQMSVELMRTKLQKDRQLLENELGGLEREKALLERERTLADRERAALQRDRAQLEKDKSAVRRDKASLEMDRVRLEKDKEALQRDRATLERDKLLADFTNHVKSNTVCNKHDCPREQNREKLIFLLEKVIEKI from the exons TGTCTGATGAGGACATCAAAAAACTGATTCAGTTGCGTTCAAGCAACTCGGCGCTGTTTGACGGGaggaaaaattcttctaaaacagCCTGGAG cGCAATTATCAGAGAAATGGGGCTTGAGGACAAGGTGACAACTGAACAGATGGCCAAAAAATGGGAAAACCTGAAGGCAAGATATAAG GATGCAAAATATCCTCCCAATGGTGTGGAGAAGAACCCCACTTGCTGGAGATGGTTCAATCTTATGGATGATGCTTTGGGTGAAGATTTTGAAGATAAGATCAGCCACACAGTGACCCCATTAGTTGGAGGCAGTAATGAAGCACCTAAGCCAAATAAGAAGTTATGTCAGATCAAAGTTGGAGGGGAAATATTGGAATTCCTGGAAGAGGAAGGAACTGCATTAAATGTAACACCGGTCTCCAGATCACATATGGCTACGGAGGGAagacaaaaagtcaaacaaatgtCTGTGGAACTTATGAGAACAAAACTTCAAAAAGACAGACAACTTCTGGAGAATGAACTCGGAGGCCTGGAAAGAGAGAAAGCTCTTCTAGAGCGGGAGAGGACCCTTGCGGATAGGGAAAGAGCAGCGCTTCAGAGAGACAGAGCCCAGCTAGAGAAGGACAAATCTGCCGTCAGACGAGACAAGGCATCACTGGAGATGGACAGAGTCCGACTGGAAAAAgacaaagaagctttacagaggGACAGAGCCACGCTTGAAAGAGACAAATTATTGGCAGATTTCACAAATCATGTGAAAAGCaacacagtatgcaataaacaTGACTGTCCTCGTGAACAGAACAGAGAAAAATTAATATTCCTTCTTGAAAAGGTGATTGAAAAAATTTGA